The Winogradskyella schleiferi genome contains the following window.
GTGAGTGTGAAAGAACGTACCAATCTTATTGGGATTCAGAAATCATTAGGGGCAAAGAATAAATTTATCCTGTTTCAATTTTTATTTGAAGCTGTGATTTTGGCTATCGTAGGCGGTGTAGTAGGTCTGTTTTTAGTTTGGATAGGCACGATAATAGGAAGTAACCTTACTGAAGATTTCACTTTTGTACTATCTGCTCAAAATATGTTTCTCGGATTTTTTATTTCCTCGATTATAGGTCTGATTTCCGGAGTTGTACCAGCAATGAAAGCCTCTAGATTGGATCCTGTGGAGGCGATACGTACTGGAATGTAAATTTTAGTTCTCAGTCTCAGTCTCAGTTTTCAGTAAAAAATGAAAATTAAACCGTAATAATTTCAAATTTTTAGGTTTACATTTTTTAGTCTGCTTTATCCTTTGCTCCTTTTGCGCCTTTGCGAGAAATTTGCAGTGTTTAGTTATAGAATTACCTCTAGAGAATAATTTCTTTTTTCAAGAGATAAATCAATCTACAGAAATTCGAATCCCCTCACTATGACTACTAAATTCCGGTGCATACATACTCTGAATGGTGCTAATGCCATTGCTCATGTCTCCTGCATTGTTCACGCGTAAATCATATTCAAAAACATAAACCCCTTTTGGTAAATAGTCCATAAAAAAGTTAGTGGCTGCATCTTTGGTACTTTCGTAATAGCCCAAACCATCTTGCCATTTGTATTGCGATAATACATTTATAGGCTCTAAACCTGCAGCTCGCATATCTTTAAGATGTACAAATTCCATGGTTCTATCGGTTCTCAATTCAATTCTAACCCTAATTAAATCGCCAACTTTTAATATTGAATTTGAAGTGATTTCGGTGATTTCTTCGCCATTAGCCGTGTTCGATTTTATGAATAGTTTCTTGCTTAATTTTAAAGGTGTGTCTGCCGAAGTGATGTTATCTAAATCTTCAAAATATTGCCAGTACAAGGCTCCCCAAGCAATGCCTCCACCTTTCTGCCTGCCGGCAGGCATGGTTTTAGTGATGGTAACATCAGCTTTCTCTGGTGTAATTTCTGAACCATTCCATGAGGTTTTATAATAACCTGTTCCAGCTTCCACTTTTACGTTATCTAATGTCGAAGGCGAAATGGTTTCATTGCCAACTTTTACTTCCACTTGTTCTGTAACGCTGAGCCAATCACTTCCTTGTAATAACAAGGCGTAAACGGCTTCAGAAGTTGCTTTGGTTGTTTTCCAACTATTGGTTTGTTTATTCTTTAACAACCAGATTTTTAGGTTGTCGATGTCTTTGAGATTATTCGCTTCCGCCTTCGTTTTTGCTTCTTCGGACAGGTCGCTCTGTATGACATTACCAACTTCCGAAAACACTTCAACCATCAAGGCTTGGGTTTCAATTGGTGCTTGGTACCAATACCAAGAGTTGGTGTTGTTTTTCCAGTACATTCCTAGTTCTTCAGACGTAATACTGGTTTCTTTTAGGGAGTTTACGATTTTAGCTGCTGTTTTGGCATCAGCCATTCTGTGCATGGTCAATGCCATTAATCCTTTATCGTATAATGAACGTCTTAACCAATACTTTTGAATCTGTGTTTGGTAATAATCCATTATTTTTTTCACTTCTTTAGAAGGCGTATGTTCGGGATAAAAACTTCGTGTGTATAAATAATGCAGTTGCGTATGCGATAGATGGTCTTTGCTTAAATCTGCATTCTTATTGTACTTTCTGAGGTCTTTATATTCTTGTACGAATTCGGTATCTAAATATTGTAATGCATTTTGAATCATTTGGTTTTCAGAAAAGCCTTCAACAGGGTCTTGTCTAACATTTAGTTGTTTGAGATGCCCAAAACCAGCAATGATATGCTGTGTGATAAATCGATTATCGCGTCCGCCATTGAACCAAGGCCAAGCGCCAGAACTATGCTGATTGTTTCGCAGTTTTCTAAGAGCAGATTGCAATTCATTAGTCATCTTATTAAGGTCGAATAATAAAGCGATACGTTTTTTCTGTTCCGTTTCAGATTCAGCATTACGTAACCAAGGCGTTTCTTGAATCAATAATGATTTTAATTCTTGATTCTTTTCTAAATTAGAAAGTAAAGCATCCGTCGATTTCCATTGCTTAAAAACCGCTTCAATTTTAGGATTCGATTTTACAATATGTTGCGCCAGAGCATTCGCATAATAACGTGAAAATGTTTGCTCATTGCAGTCATAAGGATATTCCATTAAATATGGTAAAGCTTGAACGGCATACCAAGCCGGATTTGACGTTATTTCTAGTGTTAGCTTATGATTGGTTAATGTTGTCGAAGTATTATTCTTCAACTTATCCAACGTAAATGTTTTGGTCTGGTTAGAACGTACCCACATAGGAAGTGTTTCCGTGACTAGCATCCTATTACTTAAAACAGGTAAGGCATTTTGCTCACCATCACTAAAATCGCCTGCTTTTGCAATCACTTTGTATTGTACCGCTTGTAGACCTTCAGGAATACCTAAAATCCATGAGACTTGTGTGTTGCCTTTTGAGGAAACTAAAAAAGAAGCCCCTTCTAGCTTCCCCAGAGGGGAAGAACTAGCTTGTGTGCGGATAAGAGATTCGGTAATGATCTTTCCGGTTAATGCATCGGTCAAAATTAACTGTGCAACACCTGATAATTCATTTTCTGTAAGATTGGCTATTTTAGTACTAATAGTAATTTCATCGCCTTCCCTCAAAAAACGTGGTGCATTAGGTATGACCATTAACTCTTTTTGGGTAACGGTTTCTAGTTGCGTTACTGCACTTTCCAAAATTTTAGTATGTGCCAACAATTGTAGTTTCCATTTGGTCAGCGCTTCTGGTGCTTTAAAGTTGAAACTGACGTTGCCTTCCGCATCGGTTTGCAATTGTGGAAAGAAGAAGGCGGTTTCGTTTAGGTTTTTTCGGATTTGGATATTATCTAAATCAATCTCTTTTTTATTTTGATTAGGATTACTTCCATCTGAATTTTTTGGATTCCATTCTTTATCACTTTCAGTTTTCGTTGTTTCACCATAACCTACAGTTACAACTTCTTCCATTTCTGCAGAATCTTCCATGGCCATCAAATCTGCTTGTGGTGCGGATACTCTGTTACTATAACTGATACTTCTTTTTACAAAAAAATCATTTCCTAAATAAAACCCAAACCAATTCAATTGGTCGAAACCTTGATATGGGTAACTCTGGTTTACATTAAAATTATTAAACAATCTAAAATGAGTGGTTCCAAAGCTCTGTCCCGAATTTTTATGGATTCTTCCATAATAAACAGGATTATGAATAGGGTTGAAGTTCCAATTATGAGCCCTAAATTCATCTAAAGACGCATCGTACATACTTGCTAACAATTCCGCAGAAACTTTATCGCCTTTTGGGCCTTTTATTTTAAAACTCCAGGTTTCGTCTTGTCCTGGTTGTAGTTTGTCTCGGAACGTTGTCGTTTCAATTTCCAAATCGGTTTTAGGATAAGGCACGTTTACATTAAAACTCTGGGAGTGAAATTCATTGAAAGCTGCAAATGATGTATGCACCGCAAACCCTCCTAAATCACTTTCCAAAACAGGAATCGTTATCGTTTTTTTAGAATCATTAAGTTCAACCAATTGTGTCATTATAATTGTGTTGTCTTTTTCAATTTCAACCGTGACGGTTAGGTTTTCTGCTGCCGAACCTAAAGTTAATTTTGCCATGGAATTGGTTTCGTAACTCGTTTTGTTCAATTGCGCTTCATATAATTGGTTGTCGGCAACGGTTTTGTCTTTATCACTAAAAAGTGCCGTGAATATTTGATCTTTTACGGTTTGCCCAAACTTATCTTTGCTTTCTGCAACAAGGATATACTGTCCGGATTCCCATTTGTTCAGTTTTTTTAGGGTGATGGTTTTCGCGTTTTCAGTATCAAAAGATGTGCTGTAAACTTCCTCGCCTTTTGGCCAATTGGTCAATTGACCTTCATTGTCATAAGGTTCGTGCGGAAATAGTTTTATAAATTCTCCATTAGAAAGCGTTTGATAATCTGGCGCTTGCCAAGGCCTTGTTCTTAAAACACGGTCTGGTGCGTTCAGTTTATAGATTTTTAATTCTCCTTTTGTAGGTATAAATTCGCCATTGAGATTTTGCGATGTTAGAGTCAATTCTATTTCTTTGGTCTCTTTATCAATTTTTTGAGGTGCCACAATGTTGAGTGTCATAGCATGATAACCAACATTGACAATCGTAGAAGTTGAACGTGTTTCGCCATTAATATCGGTAACATCTGCAGTGACTTCATAATTGAAAACCGGAAGGTTGTCTTTTGACACACTTTCGTCTGGAATGGCTTTGAACGTAATTTCAAACTCGCCTTTGGCATTTGTTTTAGTGTCTCCAAAGGTAATTTCTTGCGCTTCTGAGTTAAAATATGGTCGTCTCCAATAATACCAACCTGGAAATCTTACATTTCGTTTAACGCGATAAACTACTTTGGCATCTGTAATGTTGCTACCAGCAAAAGCAATGGCAGTACCTTTAACCGTGATGCAATCATTGACTTTATAGGTTTCTGTAATCGGCTGAAATTCAGGTTTAAATTTTGGTCGTTTGTATTCTTCAACCGAAAAATAATGATGTCCACTGCCCACCGTATTTGATAATGTTCTGATATAGAACTGACCTGTTAATCCTCCGTTGGGATGTATGAATTCACCATGAAACGATCCAAATTCATTGGTTACAAACTTTAATTCCGATACTTTCTCGCCATTCACATTATGCAACTCTGCCGTAATTTCTTTGTCATCAGCAACCGATGATTTTCCGTCTTTCGATTGCGTAATGATGCCTTTAAAATAAACCGTTTGTCCTGGTCTGTAAATGCTTCGGTCCGTAAATAAAAACGTATGGTATTGTGTATCGTTACTTGTGTTTTGATTGTAGGTTCTGTTGATGTAATAATCGCCAAAATAGCCTGTATCGTCTTTTGAATTGATTTTTATTTGAACGTTTCTGTAATACTTATTGTCTTTACTAAATTCAAATTTTCCAAAACGGTCGGTTGTAAATCTTTTGGTCAAGCGCTTGTCATTTTGGTTATTGGAATAAGATAGTTCAGCTGTAATATTAGTCATTGGTTTCCCATCGTGTCTATTGATGACTTGATAGAAATGCGACTCGTTTTCAGAGCTTTCCACCAACGCTACATCCGTAACCTGAATATGAGCCGTAGCAAAAACGTCAGTGTCAGAATTAGTATTTGCTTTAATAAGATATAAACCATTTGCCAGATTTGGTACTACAATTTCGGTACCATGGTTTTGATAATCGCCTTCTGTTTTTAAAGCGCTCGAAAAAGTTTCAACAGGATTCAGGTTTTTGAAAAACGCTCGTTTTTCATCTGCCCTGTAAATTCCATTAAAACGTTCTATTTGACTTTGTGAAACTTTGTAAATTTTGAAATCTAAGTTTTCTAAAGTCTTATACGTCACTAAGATTCTTGAAGGTACATTAATACCAATAAATTCTTCAGCTTGTAACTGTAAACTCGGTTGTTGAATTTGTGCTATTAAAACCTTACATTTTTGAGCTCCAATACTTTCTGGAAATTTAGCAATTGCCGAAGTACAAAGTTCAATGGCTTCTTTTAATTTCCAACGATTTCTGGTGTTTATCACGTTGTCTTCAAGATTATTGTTGAATGAATTGCCTTGTTTTTGATAAACTGTTGCAATTTCGTAATCATATAAAGTGGATAATTCCGAAACTTTTAATTCATCTGATTTCGACATTAAGGTTTCAAGAAGTAAATCTTCTGAATTTGAAAATGTGGCATGTTGTTTTACAAAATTCAAACGTTCAATATCTACGTCTACAAAGGCTTTTGAGACTTGGTCTTTACGATGGAATTTTAATAAATTCTGAAAGATTTTAAGAGCATTTCGTTGAAGTGATAAGGTGTCTTTGGATGTTAAATTCACATTGAGAAATAGTTCGCTATCGGAAATAAAATCAGCGTTATCAATAGTAAATTTATAGGCCGGTTGTGTGATGCTGTTTTCGTCCGTTTTATAAAAACTTAAGGCATTATGACTCAATAAGTCGTATAATGTTGGACGATATGTTTTTGAGTTTTTGACTTCATTAAGCAGTATGCTGTATTCATTTAGCGATTCTTCTTGAAGTAGATCTGCATTTTCAAGAGAACGCTGATAATATTTGTGGATTTCATTAAAAATAGTTTCTAAATCCCAAGTTCTAAAATCATCACTAACTTTTTCAGAGGTTTTGGTTCTGTTATAAAATTGATAGCGACTTTGCTGAAAATAGTGCCAATACATGGTGGCCAACATATTTTCCAAAAGGTGCTTGGTCACGATATCTTTCGTGGCATCGATTTCAGATTTGAAACGATTAACGATGTTAAGTTGTGCATCTTCTTCAAGGGTTAGCATATACTTACTAATATGTAACAAAGCTTTGATCCGTTGTTGGGTGTTTTCCGTCTTAACCGCATTTTTATAAATAGTCTCTACCAATTCCGAAGCACTTTTTGTAAGTCCGTCGTTTTCGAGTTTGGATACTTCTTTCCATTGATTTTCAAAATCATTTTGGGCATTGGAAAAAGAAGCGAAGCAGATGAGCATAAGTAATGATATATAGTGTTTCATATGATAGTATTTATTACAAAAAACATTCAAAATGTATTCCAAAAACAGACCAAATGAGTAAAAGGTTCATTTCGATGAGTGAAGTTAACAATTTGTTGAGGAAACTGAACGTTATTAAATCATATATTTGTCCGATAACCGAATATTAATATGCTGAGATTTCTGTTTGTTTTATTGTTGTCTTCGTTTTGTTATTCCCAAACGTCTATAGCAAATGCTGAGGCGTTTATAGCGAATAAAGAATACGTAAAGGCACAAAACGAAATGACCGATTTTTTAGTATCGAATCCAAACGATATGAAGGCCATTGAACTTTTAGGCGAAGCCTATGGCTATCAGAAAAAATGGGATGAAGCCATTGCACAATTTCAAATTTTAAAACAGAAACGACCAGAAAATGCAGACTACCATTATAAATATGGTGGTGCTTTAGGCATGAAAGCATTAAGCATAAGTAAATTAAAAGCCCTCGCCATTATAGGCGACGTTAAATATTCTTTTATAAAAGCAGCTCAATTAGACCCAAACCATATCGAAGCACGTTGGGCTCTGGTGGAGTTATACGTGTCCTTGCCAGGTATTATAGGCGGTAGTAATGACAAAGCTTTAAGATATGCCAATGAGTTACAAAATCTGTCAAAAGTCGATGGCTACTTAGCTAAAGGTTATGTTTACGAATATGATGACGAACCAGAACTGGCCGAAAAATATTACAGATTGGCCATAAAGGTAGGCGGTTCTGTAACCTGTTATGAAAAGTTGACTAAATTCTACGAAGGTCAACACCAACCAGAAAAAGCCATTGGTAATTTAGAAGAAGCGAAAGACAAACACCAACGCAATGCAATGCACTATCAAATCGGAAAAGTTTGTGCAGATTATAATATTCAGCTCAATAAAGGTGAGAAGTGTATTAAAGCCTATTTAACCAATCACTCGGCTCAGGATGGCGTACCAAAAGAATGGGCTTATTATCGCTTGGCGCAAATTTATAAGCACAAGGATAATAAGTCTGAAGCCCTAAATTGGATTAATAAAGCGATTGCTGGTTTGCCCGAAATACAAGTCTTTAAGGACGAAAAATCAGCAATTTCCGAGCTATAGGTTAATTTTCATCATTTATATTTTAGAGTTCATCCTAATTATAGGATGCTAAATAATTGTTAAATACCCAAAATTAATAGTAATACTATTATATTTGCAATTAAATATTTTAGTTATGATTAATTTACTTTCAAATTTAAAGATTCAGGTACCTGATAAAATTTACATAAAAGATCCAGAATCATCAGATTTAGGAAAGCGCATTATTGAACATAGTATTCTTTTAATAGATGATATTGGTTTTGACAGTTTTACCTTTAAGAAGCTGGGTTTAAAAATTGGATCTAACGAAAGTTCTATTTATCGTTATTTTGAAAGTAAGCATAAGCTCCTTCTATATCTTACCTCTTGGTATTGGGCTTGGATTGAATATCAGATGGTGTTTGCCACATTTAATATGAAAGATCACAAGGAACAATTATTCAAAGCCATTGAAATCGTCACTCAAAAGATAAAACAAGATGTAGCCTTTGATCATATTGATGAAATCGTACTAAATAGAATTATTATCAACGAAAATTCTAAATCGTTTCTAACCAAAGAAGTGGATAGCGAAAATAAAGAAGGCTATTTTATAGTATACAAACGTTTAGTGAAACGCTTAAGTGATATGATTTCCAATAATAATTCAGATTATAAATTTTCACTGACTTTAGCGAGTACAATTGTAGATGGTGCACTTCATCAGCACTATTTGGCTGATCACTTTACATCAATTACAGACT
Protein-coding sequences here:
- a CDS encoding alpha-2-macroglobulin family protein produces the protein MKHYISLLMLICFASFSNAQNDFENQWKEVSKLENDGLTKSASELVETIYKNAVKTENTQQRIKALLHISKYMLTLEEDAQLNIVNRFKSEIDATKDIVTKHLLENMLATMYWHYFQQSRYQFYNRTKTSEKVSDDFRTWDLETIFNEIHKYYQRSLENADLLQEESLNEYSILLNEVKNSKTYRPTLYDLLSHNALSFYKTDENSITQPAYKFTIDNADFISDSELFLNVNLTSKDTLSLQRNALKIFQNLLKFHRKDQVSKAFVDVDIERLNFVKQHATFSNSEDLLLETLMSKSDELKVSELSTLYDYEIATVYQKQGNSFNNNLEDNVINTRNRWKLKEAIELCTSAIAKFPESIGAQKCKVLIAQIQQPSLQLQAEEFIGINVPSRILVTYKTLENLDFKIYKVSQSQIERFNGIYRADEKRAFFKNLNPVETFSSALKTEGDYQNHGTEIVVPNLANGLYLIKANTNSDTDVFATAHIQVTDVALVESSENESHFYQVINRHDGKPMTNITAELSYSNNQNDKRLTKRFTTDRFGKFEFSKDNKYYRNVQIKINSKDDTGYFGDYYINRTYNQNTSNDTQYHTFLFTDRSIYRPGQTVYFKGIITQSKDGKSSVADDKEITAELHNVNGEKVSELKFVTNEFGSFHGEFIHPNGGLTGQFYIRTLSNTVGSGHHYFSVEEYKRPKFKPEFQPITETYKVNDCITVKGTAIAFAGSNITDAKVVYRVKRNVRFPGWYYWRRPYFNSEAQEITFGDTKTNAKGEFEITFKAIPDESVSKDNLPVFNYEVTADVTDINGETRSTSTIVNVGYHAMTLNIVAPQKIDKETKEIELTLTSQNLNGEFIPTKGELKIYKLNAPDRVLRTRPWQAPDYQTLSNGEFIKLFPHEPYDNEGQLTNWPKGEEVYSTSFDTENAKTITLKKLNKWESGQYILVAESKDKFGQTVKDQIFTALFSDKDKTVADNQLYEAQLNKTSYETNSMAKLTLGSAAENLTVTVEIEKDNTIIMTQLVELNDSKKTITIPVLESDLGGFAVHTSFAAFNEFHSQSFNVNVPYPKTDLEIETTTFRDKLQPGQDETWSFKIKGPKGDKVSAELLASMYDASLDEFRAHNWNFNPIHNPVYYGRIHKNSGQSFGTTHFRLFNNFNVNQSYPYQGFDQLNWFGFYLGNDFFVKRSISYSNRVSAPQADLMAMEDSAEMEEVVTVGYGETTKTESDKEWNPKNSDGSNPNQNKKEIDLDNIQIRKNLNETAFFFPQLQTDAEGNVSFNFKAPEALTKWKLQLLAHTKILESAVTQLETVTQKELMVIPNAPRFLREGDEITISTKIANLTENELSGVAQLILTDALTGKIITESLIRTQASSSPLGKLEGASFLVSSKGNTQVSWILGIPEGLQAVQYKVIAKAGDFSDGEQNALPVLSNRMLVTETLPMWVRSNQTKTFTLDKLKNNTSTTLTNHKLTLEITSNPAWYAVQALPYLMEYPYDCNEQTFSRYYANALAQHIVKSNPKIEAVFKQWKSTDALLSNLEKNQELKSLLIQETPWLRNAESETEQKKRIALLFDLNKMTNELQSALRKLRNNQHSSGAWPWFNGGRDNRFITQHIIAGFGHLKQLNVRQDPVEGFSENQMIQNALQYLDTEFVQEYKDLRKYNKNADLSKDHLSHTQLHYLYTRSFYPEHTPSKEVKKIMDYYQTQIQKYWLRRSLYDKGLMALTMHRMADAKTAAKIVNSLKETSITSEELGMYWKNNTNSWYWYQAPIETQALMVEVFSEVGNVIQSDLSEEAKTKAEANNLKDIDNLKIWLLKNKQTNSWKTTKATSEAVYALLLQGSDWLSVTEQVEVKVGNETISPSTLDNVKVEAGTGYYKTSWNGSEITPEKADVTITKTMPAGRQKGGGIAWGALYWQYFEDLDNITSADTPLKLSKKLFIKSNTANGEEITEITSNSILKVGDLIRVRIELRTDRTMEFVHLKDMRAAGLEPINVLSQYKWQDGLGYYESTKDAATNFFMDYLPKGVYVFEYDLRVNNAGDMSNGISTIQSMYAPEFSSHSEGIRISVD
- a CDS encoding tetratricopeptide repeat protein, which gives rise to MLRFLFVLLLSSFCYSQTSIANAEAFIANKEYVKAQNEMTDFLVSNPNDMKAIELLGEAYGYQKKWDEAIAQFQILKQKRPENADYHYKYGGALGMKALSISKLKALAIIGDVKYSFIKAAQLDPNHIEARWALVELYVSLPGIIGGSNDKALRYANELQNLSKVDGYLAKGYVYEYDDEPELAEKYYRLAIKVGGSVTCYEKLTKFYEGQHQPEKAIGNLEEAKDKHQRNAMHYQIGKVCADYNIQLNKGEKCIKAYLTNHSAQDGVPKEWAYYRLAQIYKHKDNKSEALNWINKAIAGLPEIQVFKDEKSAISEL
- a CDS encoding TetR/AcrR family transcriptional regulator; the encoded protein is MINLLSNLKIQVPDKIYIKDPESSDLGKRIIEHSILLIDDIGFDSFTFKKLGLKIGSNESSIYRYFESKHKLLLYLTSWYWAWIEYQMVFATFNMKDHKEQLFKAIEIVTQKIKQDVAFDHIDEIVLNRIIINENSKSFLTKEVDSENKEGYFIVYKRLVKRLSDMISNNNSDYKFSLTLASTIVDGALHQHYLADHFTSITDCDGNTTPTDFFKELTIKTINK